From Leptospira ellinghausenii, a single genomic window includes:
- the rpoC gene encoding DNA-directed RNA polymerase subunit beta', protein MRNYNSFESITIRLASPERIKEWSFGEVKKPETINYRTLKPERDGLFCEKIFGTTKDWECYCGKFKSIRYKGVVCDKCGVEVTHSKVRRERMGHIELAAPVSHIWYYRSVPSRMGLLLDMTINQLKSVLYFEKYVIIDPADSGRNRGELIDEDEYHNYLDEYGDKFIAGIGGDAIKELLARIDVDAEARVIRQKIQDKNKISDKRIFKRLEVLEAFRDSGNRPEWMVLDVVPVIPPELRPMVQLEGGRFATSDLNDLYRRVINRNNRLKRLLALKAPEIIVRNEKRMLQEAVDALFDNSRRKRTVKGKGNRPLKSISDMLKGKQGRFRQNLLGKRVDYSGRSVIVVGPELKYHQMGLPKKMALELFKPFIMKRLVDLELAPNIKSAKKKIEAEDKEVFDVLETVVKEHPVLLNRAPTLHRLGIQAFLPVLVEGKAIKLHPLVCHAFNADFDGDQMAIHVPLAPKAQLETWMLMLSPHNILNPANGQPICGPTQDIVLGIYYLTSEVKDGKGEGKFFTGLEEVMYAIETKTVEIRSKISVLHEGKIIETTPGRLIFNQVMPKGYVYINRTLGDKETNKIIADVYEKFGPGITVVMLDEIKRLGYRYATVFAPTISIDDIRVSPQKEGLVNDANKEVEKADMEYRKGIITNEERRKKVIEIWTKTNDRITEGMFKELEKDQAGFNPVYVMAASGARGSKQQIRQLAGMRGLMAKPSGEIIELAIRSNFREGLGVLEFFISTHGARKGLADTALKTADAGYLTRRLVDISQDVIVSEDDCGTKANITLGIVKEGENVIVSLADRVFGRYTAEDLVDPVTEKVVFPKDTLITRALGQQIENLGYDKIKVRSPLTCRSRHGICTKCYGMDMARLVPAEIGEAVGTIAAQSIGQPGTQLTMRTFHVGGAASATISEREHKVPYRSIVKSINGRLVTNANSAKVFARRGTIIVNRLIQEFNTESLSSVRIVDGQRLEKGEVFATQVGESTEQRITSDQAGVVSLVGTTLRILGDDIVIPVKIGTILKVEEGQIVEENKALAEFDPFNEVAVSETAGTIQWEDLEIGKNVRRDVDPKTSNIILKVVEQKKDRLVPKVIVGSDSYSVPVDALLQFQNGDKVREGDIIFKIPSVAEKTRDITGGLPRVDELFEARRPKDACTLAEIDGKIEDKGEIVKEKRILYIIPETAEQEKVKVAIPVGKQIRVRQGDFVKRGDQLDEGNFDPHDILAIKGPSALHEYLVSEVQEVYRLQGVHINDKHIEVVVRSMLRKVIITDSGDTSFVNQQQVDKFLFDEENDRVEQEGGSPAQGTPVLLGLTKASLNTESYFSAASFQETTKVLTDAAIKGKTDNLMGLKENVIIGHMIPAGTGMKKYRDIEVFKEMPGDLDWDLESEDEEEEVSEISESAPVSTATLSRLVAEEDEDEDELEEEADDSDDEDDDD, encoded by the coding sequence ATGAGAAATTACAATAGTTTTGAATCGATTACGATCCGTTTGGCATCACCCGAGCGGATCAAAGAGTGGTCGTTTGGGGAAGTCAAAAAACCTGAAACGATTAACTACCGTACCCTAAAACCGGAACGAGATGGTCTTTTCTGCGAAAAAATCTTTGGAACCACAAAGGATTGGGAATGTTACTGCGGTAAATTCAAATCCATCCGTTATAAGGGTGTGGTTTGCGATAAATGTGGTGTTGAGGTAACTCACTCCAAAGTACGTCGTGAAAGGATGGGGCATATAGAACTTGCAGCCCCAGTTTCGCACATTTGGTACTACCGATCGGTTCCATCTCGTATGGGACTCCTTCTCGATATGACGATCAACCAACTCAAAAGTGTTCTTTACTTTGAAAAGTATGTGATCATTGACCCAGCTGATTCCGGAAGGAACAGAGGGGAACTCATCGATGAAGATGAATACCACAATTATTTAGATGAGTACGGTGATAAGTTTATCGCAGGGATCGGTGGGGACGCCATCAAAGAACTTCTCGCACGCATTGATGTGGACGCAGAAGCTCGTGTGATCCGCCAAAAGATCCAAGACAAAAACAAAATCTCTGACAAACGTATTTTTAAACGCCTCGAAGTTTTAGAAGCATTCCGTGATTCTGGAAACCGTCCTGAGTGGATGGTGCTTGATGTAGTTCCGGTCATCCCACCAGAACTTCGCCCGATGGTGCAACTCGAGGGGGGACGTTTTGCGACTTCCGACCTTAACGATTTGTATCGCCGTGTGATCAATAGAAACAACCGACTCAAACGACTTCTTGCACTCAAAGCTCCAGAGATCATTGTTCGAAACGAAAAACGTATGTTACAAGAAGCAGTAGATGCTCTTTTTGATAACAGCCGTCGTAAACGTACTGTGAAAGGAAAAGGAAATCGTCCGCTTAAATCGATCTCCGATATGCTCAAAGGAAAACAAGGTCGGTTCCGCCAAAACCTACTCGGGAAACGGGTAGATTATTCTGGTCGTTCGGTGATCGTTGTGGGTCCCGAACTCAAATACCACCAAATGGGTCTTCCTAAAAAAATGGCTTTGGAACTTTTCAAACCATTCATCATGAAACGCCTTGTGGATTTGGAACTTGCACCAAACATCAAATCTGCGAAGAAAAAAATAGAAGCCGAAGACAAAGAAGTTTTTGATGTATTGGAAACAGTTGTTAAAGAACACCCAGTGCTCCTTAACCGTGCTCCGACTCTTCACAGACTTGGAATCCAAGCATTTTTACCAGTCCTTGTAGAAGGAAAAGCAATCAAACTCCATCCACTCGTATGTCACGCGTTTAACGCCGACTTCGACGGGGACCAAATGGCTATCCACGTACCTCTTGCTCCAAAAGCACAGCTTGAAACTTGGATGCTTATGTTATCTCCGCATAACATCTTAAACCCTGCAAACGGACAACCGATTTGCGGACCAACACAAGATATCGTTCTTGGAATTTATTACCTCACTTCTGAAGTCAAAGACGGAAAAGGAGAGGGTAAATTCTTCACAGGTCTCGAAGAAGTGATGTATGCGATTGAAACAAAAACCGTTGAGATTCGCTCCAAAATTTCCGTTCTTCACGAAGGGAAAATCATCGAAACTACACCTGGAAGACTTATCTTCAACCAAGTGATGCCAAAAGGGTATGTTTATATCAACAGAACCCTCGGTGATAAAGAAACAAACAAAATCATTGCAGACGTATACGAGAAGTTTGGACCAGGGATCACAGTTGTGATGTTAGATGAAATCAAACGACTTGGTTACCGTTACGCGACTGTATTTGCTCCTACAATTTCCATTGATGACATCCGAGTTTCTCCTCAAAAAGAAGGACTCGTAAATGATGCCAACAAAGAAGTTGAAAAAGCGGATATGGAGTACCGTAAAGGTATCATTACAAACGAAGAACGTCGTAAAAAAGTAATCGAAATTTGGACCAAAACCAATGACCGCATTACCGAAGGGATGTTCAAGGAACTCGAAAAAGACCAAGCGGGATTCAACCCGGTTTACGTCATGGCAGCTTCTGGTGCTCGTGGGTCAAAACAACAGATCCGTCAGCTTGCTGGGATGCGGGGCCTTATGGCGAAACCGTCCGGTGAAATCATCGAACTTGCGATTCGTTCGAACTTCCGTGAAGGTCTTGGTGTATTAGAATTTTTTATCTCCACACATGGTGCAAGAAAAGGTCTTGCGGATACTGCCTTAAAAACAGCCGATGCGGGTTACCTCACTCGTCGTCTTGTGGATATTTCCCAAGACGTGATCGTTTCAGAAGATGATTGCGGAACAAAAGCAAATATCACTCTCGGAATCGTAAAAGAAGGGGAAAACGTAATTGTTTCTCTTGCGGACAGAGTGTTCGGCCGTTACACAGCTGAAGACCTTGTAGACCCTGTGACAGAAAAAGTGGTATTTCCAAAAGATACACTCATCACAAGAGCTCTTGGCCAACAGATTGAAAACCTTGGTTACGATAAAATCAAAGTAAGATCGCCACTCACTTGCCGTTCCCGTCATGGAATTTGTACAAAATGTTACGGTATGGACATGGCTCGCCTGGTGCCTGCTGAGATTGGGGAAGCAGTTGGAACCATTGCAGCTCAGTCCATCGGCCAACCTGGAACACAGTTGACCATGAGAACCTTCCACGTGGGTGGTGCGGCTTCCGCTACCATTTCCGAAAGAGAACATAAAGTTCCTTATCGTTCGATCGTAAAATCAATTAACGGTCGTCTTGTGACGAACGCAAACTCTGCAAAAGTTTTTGCTCGTCGCGGAACCATCATCGTAAACCGACTCATCCAAGAGTTCAACACGGAGTCTTTATCCAGTGTTCGAATCGTAGATGGACAACGTCTAGAAAAAGGGGAAGTGTTCGCAACGCAAGTGGGTGAATCCACAGAACAACGAATCACTTCTGACCAAGCAGGTGTTGTTTCCCTCGTCGGAACTACACTTCGTATTCTAGGGGATGACATTGTCATTCCAGTCAAAATCGGAACCATCTTAAAAGTAGAAGAAGGTCAAATCGTTGAGGAAAACAAAGCCCTTGCTGAGTTTGACCCTTTTAACGAAGTGGCTGTTTCGGAAACGGCAGGAACGATTCAATGGGAAGATTTGGAAATTGGTAAAAACGTTCGTCGTGACGTAGACCCTAAAACATCCAATATCATTTTAAAAGTAGTAGAACAGAAAAAAGACCGTCTCGTTCCAAAAGTGATCGTTGGATCTGATAGTTATTCAGTTCCAGTAGACGCACTTCTCCAATTCCAAAATGGGGACAAAGTTAGAGAAGGGGATATCATTTTCAAAATCCCATCGGTTGCTGAAAAAACTCGTGATATCACGGGTGGTCTTCCAAGGGTAGATGAACTTTTCGAAGCACGTCGTCCAAAAGACGCCTGCACACTTGCTGAAATTGACGGAAAGATTGAAGACAAAGGAGAAATCGTAAAAGAAAAACGAATTCTCTACATCATTCCAGAAACGGCAGAACAAGAAAAAGTAAAAGTTGCCATCCCAGTTGGAAAACAAATTCGTGTGCGCCAAGGTGACTTTGTGAAACGAGGAGACCAGTTGGATGAAGGAAACTTTGATCCACATGATATCCTTGCGATCAAAGGACCAAGTGCCCTTCATGAATACTTAGTGTCCGAAGTGCAAGAGGTATATCGTTTACAAGGGGTTCATATCAATGATAAACACATTGAAGTTGTGGTTCGTTCCATGCTTCGTAAGGTGATCATCACTGATAGTGGGGACACATCGTTCGTAAACCAACAACAAGTGGATAAATTCCTCTTTGACGAAGAAAACGACCGAGTGGAACAAGAGGGTGGATCTCCTGCACAAGGAACACCAGTGCTTCTTGGTCTTACCAAAGCATCTCTTAACACTGAGTCTTATTTCTCAGCAGCATCCTTCCAAGAAACCACTAAGGTTCTGACCGATGCGGCTATCAAAGGGAAAACAGATAACCTAATGGGTCTGAAAGAAAACGTCATCATTGGTCACATGATCCCTGCGGGAACGGGTATGAAAAAATACCGTGACATTGAAGTTTTCAAAGAAATGCCTGGGGATTTGGATTGGGACTTGGAATCAGAAGATGAGGAAGAAGAAGTATCTGAAATTTCAGAATCAGCTCCAGTTTCGACTGCCACTCTTTCAAGACTTGTGGCGGAGGAAGATGAAGACGAGGATGAATTAGAAGAAGAAGCTGACGACTCAGATGATGAGGACGATGACGATTAG
- the rpsL gene encoding 30S ribosomal protein S12 codes for MPTINQLIRIGREDQKKRTKSPALKACPQRRGVCTRVMTFTPKKPNSALRKVARVRLTTGIEVTAYIPGEGHNLQEHNVVLIRGGRVKDLPGVRYHIIRGTLDTLGVDKRRKGRSKYGAKRPKA; via the coding sequence ATGCCTACAATTAACCAGCTCATCCGCATTGGAAGAGAAGACCAAAAGAAAAGAACTAAATCTCCCGCTCTAAAGGCATGCCCACAAAGACGTGGAGTTTGCACAAGAGTGATGACTTTCACTCCTAAAAAACCTAACTCGGCTCTTCGTAAAGTAGCAAGGGTTCGTTTGACAACAGGAATTGAAGTCACAGCATATATCCCAGGCGAAGGCCATAACCTCCAAGAACACAACGTGGTTCTCATTCGTGGGGGAAGGGTAAAAGATTTACCAGGGGTTCGTTATCATATCATTCGTGGAACACTGGATACACTCGGTGTGGACAAACGTCGCAAAGGACGTTCTAAATACGGCGCGAAGCGTCCTAAAGCGTAA
- the rpsG gene encoding 30S ribosomal protein S7, which produces MSRRRGKVEPRHIEGDPKYNDKVISKFINCLMVDGKKSVAEAVFYDALEVIAKKTGQDPFAVFQEALENAKPQVEVKSRRVGGVTYQVPIEVRPERRLALGIRWLIKYSRGRNEKSMKNKLAAEFMEAQKGTGSAIKKKEDIRKMADANKAFSHYRW; this is translated from the coding sequence ATGTCTAGAAGAAGAGGAAAAGTTGAACCGCGCCACATCGAAGGCGATCCAAAATACAACGACAAAGTGATTTCGAAGTTTATCAACTGCCTAATGGTAGATGGTAAAAAAAGTGTCGCTGAAGCTGTGTTCTACGATGCATTAGAAGTTATTGCGAAAAAAACAGGACAAGATCCTTTTGCTGTTTTCCAAGAAGCTTTGGAAAATGCAAAACCACAAGTGGAAGTAAAATCCCGCCGAGTGGGTGGTGTCACTTACCAAGTACCAATTGAAGTTCGTCCAGAAAGACGTCTCGCACTTGGAATCAGATGGCTGATCAAATATAGCCGTGGCAGAAACGAAAAATCTATGAAAAACAAATTGGCTGCAGAATTCATGGAAGCCCAAAAAGGCACAGGATCTGCGATCAAGAAAAAAGAAGACATCAGAAAGATGGCAGATGCCAACAAGGCATTTTCTCATTACCGCTGGTAA
- a CDS encoding elongation factor G-like protein encodes MIYRTVGIFAHIDSGKTTLTERILFEAGKISAVGTIEDGNTESDQLQEEIERGISIRTTFHVVPWTTSFGTFEIQLIDTPGHIDFRNQVTDLLPAMESAIVILEAGTVVQSQARLVIEELRKAKIPIVFFINKLDRFAEDYLDTLVSLEEILQIPPVSLFQKGDHGWEYYLQNERVFTKTTKEELLACDEELLLTFWKEESETSELPKFSLQKGTGEGKLFPVYGGSAKTGEGVRELLDLVLWTNPKEIEPISHSPLLVLSRRTDPQIGRYAVICPTISLPTEKVMEVLLFAKETQDQTKREKTIPIGYDTNLSLSFLSAETLEGVGSLTKGKLALVRENEHFQMEPGNPVVYLASVSNANSSKHTISELSPFSVVLEPEMTAEKDFWLCRLKELIWEDPGYQLELKEETGQIVLFGRGELHLDIGIRRISEKTEKKLSFSSINIAKLELFKKMSHKVALEHRAFEDQKSSGALIAVLEDTADFSKQIAFEVSLPEEVKHSIETSFMEACLHGFYGEEVCGLRLRVLSYEMPPGDLQTTLTLLKVAILAGVKESFPSNTYLVGPLTEIEVMVDANHLGVVLSDLSRRNAKVVSTYEAVAGKSHLKANASAENLLGFSGALRNMTKGIGISWERTAFTSEFYAVLKE; translated from the coding sequence ATGATCTACCGCACAGTTGGCATTTTTGCTCATATCGATTCTGGGAAAACTACCCTCACCGAACGAATCTTATTCGAAGCTGGTAAAATTTCCGCTGTTGGAACCATTGAAGATGGGAATACCGAATCAGACCAACTCCAAGAAGAAATTGAAAGAGGGATCTCTATCCGTACCACTTTCCATGTTGTCCCTTGGACAACAAGTTTTGGAACATTTGAAATCCAACTCATCGACACTCCTGGTCATATCGATTTTCGAAACCAAGTGACGGACCTTCTTCCCGCAATGGAATCTGCGATTGTCATTTTGGAAGCAGGTACAGTTGTACAATCCCAAGCAAGGTTAGTGATTGAAGAGTTACGAAAGGCAAAGATCCCCATCGTTTTTTTCATCAACAAATTGGACCGGTTTGCAGAAGACTACCTTGATACACTCGTTTCGTTGGAAGAGATATTACAAATACCTCCCGTATCCTTATTCCAAAAAGGAGACCATGGTTGGGAATACTACTTGCAAAACGAAAGAGTTTTTACCAAAACCACGAAGGAAGAATTACTCGCATGTGATGAAGAATTACTGTTAACATTCTGGAAAGAAGAAAGCGAAACATCGGAACTACCAAAATTTTCCTTACAAAAGGGGACAGGGGAAGGGAAACTTTTCCCAGTGTATGGTGGTTCTGCCAAAACCGGTGAAGGGGTTCGTGAACTTCTAGATCTTGTTTTGTGGACAAATCCAAAGGAGATTGAACCAATTTCTCATTCTCCACTCCTTGTTCTGTCAAGAAGGACAGATCCACAAATCGGTCGTTATGCGGTCATTTGCCCAACGATTTCATTACCAACCGAGAAGGTGATGGAAGTCCTTCTTTTCGCAAAGGAAACACAAGACCAAACCAAAAGGGAGAAAACCATCCCGATTGGTTACGATACTAACCTCTCCCTTTCTTTTTTATCAGCAGAAACTTTGGAAGGAGTAGGTTCCCTTACCAAAGGAAAACTTGCACTCGTTCGGGAAAATGAACATTTCCAAATGGAACCAGGGAATCCAGTTGTATACCTAGCGAGTGTGTCCAACGCAAACAGTTCCAAACACACAATTTCGGAACTGAGTCCGTTTTCTGTGGTGTTAGAACCAGAGATGACTGCGGAGAAGGATTTTTGGTTATGTCGCTTAAAGGAGTTAATTTGGGAAGATCCCGGTTACCAGCTGGAACTGAAAGAAGAAACTGGACAAATCGTTCTATTTGGCCGAGGGGAACTCCATTTAGATATTGGAATCCGAAGGATTTCCGAGAAAACAGAAAAAAAACTCTCATTTAGTTCGATAAACATTGCCAAATTAGAGCTTTTTAAAAAAATGTCTCATAAGGTTGCCCTAGAGCATCGTGCCTTTGAAGACCAAAAGTCAAGCGGCGCGCTCATCGCAGTCCTGGAAGATACTGCCGATTTTTCGAAGCAAATTGCCTTCGAGGTAAGTCTTCCGGAAGAAGTAAAACATTCGATAGAAACGTCCTTTATGGAAGCCTGCTTACACGGGTTTTACGGTGAGGAAGTTTGTGGCCTGAGACTAAGAGTGCTCTCGTATGAGATGCCTCCGGGGGATTTACAAACCACTCTCACTTTACTCAAAGTAGCAATACTTGCAGGAGTGAAGGAAAGTTTTCCGTCAAACACATATTTGGTTGGTCCCCTCACTGAGATCGAAGTGATGGTAGACGCAAACCATTTGGGTGTAGTTCTTTCTGATCTAAGTCGCAGGAACGCAAAGGTGGTATCCACCTATGAGGCTGTGGCAGGGAAGAGTCACTTAAAAGCCAATGCATCGGCAGAAAACCTGCTTGGCTTTTCAGGGGCTCTTAGAAACATGACCAAAGGGATTGGCATTTCTTGGGAAAGGACTGCTTTTACCTCTGAATTTTATGCAGTTCTAAAGGAGTAA
- the tuf gene encoding elongation factor Tu, whose protein sequence is MAKEKFDRSKPHLNIGTIGHVDHGKTTLTAAITTTLAKLVGGKNKAIAYDQIDNAPEEKARGITIATSHQEYETPNRHYAHVDCPGHADYVKNMITGAAQMDAAILVVSATDGAMPQTKEHILLARQVGVPYIVVYLNKADMLAADEREDMIEMVKEEIKDLLNKYNFPGDKTPFISGSALKALEGEDSDLGMKSILKLMEAVDTYVPNPTRVVDKPFLMPVEDVFSITGRGTVATGRVEQGVLKINDEIEIVGIRDTSKSVVTGIEMFRKLLDQAEAGDNIGALLRGTKKEDIERGQVLAKPGTITPHRKFKAEVYVLTKDEGGRHTPFFNNYRPQFYFRTTDITGVCNLPGGMEMVMPGDNVTMSIELIHPIAMDQGLKFAIREGGRTIGSGVVAEIVE, encoded by the coding sequence ATGGCTAAAGAAAAATTTGACCGTTCAAAACCACACTTAAACATCGGAACAATTGGTCACGTTGACCACGGTAAAACTACGCTAACAGCAGCAATCACAACAACGCTTGCGAAGTTAGTTGGTGGAAAAAACAAAGCGATTGCTTACGACCAAATCGACAACGCGCCAGAAGAAAAGGCTCGTGGGATTACTATTGCAACGTCTCACCAGGAATATGAAACTCCTAACCGTCACTATGCACACGTAGATTGTCCAGGTCACGCGGACTATGTTAAAAACATGATTACTGGTGCTGCTCAGATGGATGCTGCGATTCTCGTAGTTTCTGCAACTGACGGTGCTATGCCTCAAACCAAAGAACACATCCTTCTTGCTCGCCAAGTTGGTGTTCCTTACATCGTTGTTTATCTGAACAAAGCAGACATGCTCGCTGCTGACGAAAGAGAAGACATGATTGAGATGGTTAAAGAGGAAATCAAAGACCTTCTTAACAAATACAACTTCCCTGGTGATAAAACACCTTTCATTTCCGGATCTGCATTAAAAGCTCTAGAAGGTGAAGATTCTGACCTAGGTATGAAATCCATTTTGAAATTGATGGAAGCTGTTGATACTTACGTTCCAAACCCTACACGTGTTGTTGATAAACCTTTCCTAATGCCAGTAGAGGACGTATTCTCTATCACTGGTCGTGGAACTGTTGCAACAGGTCGTGTTGAGCAAGGAGTTCTTAAGATCAACGATGAGATCGAGATCGTTGGTATTCGTGATACATCTAAATCAGTTGTTACTGGTATTGAGATGTTCCGCAAACTTCTCGATCAAGCAGAAGCAGGGGACAACATTGGTGCTCTTCTTCGCGGAACGAAAAAAGAAGACATCGAAAGAGGTCAAGTTCTTGCGAAACCGGGTACAATTACTCCACACAGAAAATTTAAAGCGGAAGTTTACGTCCTTACAAAAGACGAAGGTGGACGTCACACTCCATTCTTTAATAACTATCGCCCACAATTCTACTTCAGAACTACAGACATCACTGGTGTTTGTAACCTTCCTGGTGGAATGGAGATGGTTATGCCAGGTGATAACGTTACGATGTCAATCGAACTTATCCACCCAATTGCTATGGACCAAGGTTTGAAGTTCGCTATCCGTGAGGGTGGAAGAACGATTGGTTCTGGTGTTGTTGCGGAGATCGTTGAGTAA
- the rpsJ gene encoding 30S ribosomal protein S10, whose protein sequence is MAGQRIRVKLKAFDHRLIDQSTFEIVATAKRTGATVSGPIPLPTKKEIYTVLRSPHVNKKAREQFEMRTHKRLIDILNTNEDTVEALMKLQLPAGVSVDIKS, encoded by the coding sequence ATGGCTGGACAAAGAATTCGCGTTAAGTTAAAAGCTTTCGATCATCGGTTGATTGACCAATCAACCTTTGAAATCGTTGCAACTGCGAAAAGGACTGGAGCTACTGTCTCCGGTCCTATCCCACTTCCAACGAAAAAAGAAATCTACACGGTATTACGTTCTCCGCACGTGAATAAAAAAGCTAGAGAACAATTTGAAATGAGAACTCACAAGAGACTCATCGATATTTTAAATACGAATGAAGATACGGTAGAAGCCCTGATGAAGCTTCAACTCCCTGCTGGAGTTTCCGTAGATATTAAATCCTAA
- the rplC gene encoding 50S ribosomal protein L3 translates to MAKGLIGEKLGMAHIFNNDGKMVTVTVLRVGPCFVSQVKTAANDGYEAVQLAFGDAKEKHLTKAEVGHIKKANIATPKKTLVEFKGFEEVAVGSEVKLADVFALNDTVKVTGTSKGKGTQGVVKRHGFAGGPAGHGSRFQRHPGSIGSNTTPGRVFKGLKMGGRMGSEQTTVRNLKVVKIDADANLVFVSGPVPGRERGIVTIEKIG, encoded by the coding sequence ATGGCTAAAGGTTTAATCGGCGAAAAATTGGGCATGGCCCACATATTCAATAACGACGGTAAGATGGTAACTGTTACTGTTTTACGCGTGGGTCCTTGTTTTGTGTCCCAGGTAAAAACTGCTGCGAATGACGGCTACGAAGCTGTTCAATTAGCATTTGGTGATGCCAAAGAAAAACACTTAACAAAGGCCGAAGTTGGACATATTAAAAAGGCGAATATCGCGACTCCTAAAAAAACTTTGGTTGAATTCAAAGGATTTGAAGAAGTTGCAGTGGGTTCAGAAGTGAAACTCGCTGATGTTTTTGCTTTGAATGATACAGTAAAGGTTACCGGAACTTCTAAAGGGAAGGGAACACAAGGTGTTGTAAAACGCCATGGATTTGCTGGTGGTCCTGCTGGGCACGGTTCTCGTTTCCAAAGACACCCTGGTTCGATTGGATCGAACACAACTCCTGGACGTGTGTTCAAGGGTTTGAAGATGGGTGGAAGAATGGGTTCTGAACAGACAACTGTTCGAAACCTAAAAGTAGTAAAAATTGATGCAGATGCTAACTTAGTATTTGTATCCGGTCCGGTTCCAGGAAGGGAACGTGGTATCGTTACGATAGAAAAAATCGGATAG
- the rplD gene encoding 50S ribosomal protein L4 — protein MKARKYNKEGVFVSEVELPAELFATGISLGAIYDAVKAENANNRQGTHSTKDRSEVRGGGIKPWAQKGTGRARQGSIRAPHFVGGGIIHGPKPRDYSSNLSRSVKKKAVLSILNKKAEENRIAIIEDVEPSSYSTKSIYNILKNMDIAEKGNVGFVVAGENQFLKRSTRNIENLKYVNSKRVVCRDILYNNNLVISESALKELQAQYSKKG, from the coding sequence ATGAAAGCGCGTAAATACAATAAAGAAGGCGTATTCGTAAGCGAAGTTGAACTTCCGGCAGAATTATTTGCTACCGGCATTTCGCTTGGAGCCATCTATGATGCGGTTAAAGCTGAAAATGCGAACAATCGACAAGGAACACATTCTACAAAAGATCGTTCCGAAGTTCGCGGTGGGGGAATCAAACCTTGGGCTCAAAAAGGAACTGGTCGTGCAAGACAAGGATCCATCCGAGCTCCTCATTTCGTTGGTGGTGGTATCATTCATGGACCAAAACCAAGAGATTATTCCTCTAACTTGTCACGCAGCGTTAAGAAGAAAGCTGTTCTCTCCATCCTTAACAAAAAGGCAGAAGAAAACAGAATCGCGATCATAGAAGACGTAGAACCTTCTTCTTACTCCACAAAGTCCATCTACAATATTTTGAAGAACATGGACATTGCAGAGAAGGGTAACGTGGGATTTGTAGTAGCTGGTGAAAACCAATTTCTAAAAAGATCCACTCGCAATATAGAGAACCTCAAATATGTGAACAGCAAACGTGTCGTTTGCCGAGACATCCTCTATAATAACAATTTAGTAATCTCTGAAAGCGCTTTAAAAGAGCTTCAGGCTCAGTATTCTAAGAAAGGATAA
- a CDS encoding 50S ribosomal protein L23 codes for MNLENVILSPVVTEKSQDLQTIGERMGKRTVKYTFKVHPDANKTLIKQALKQMYNVVPTAVNVAVYRGKMKRFRNMPSPRPHYKKAVVTFADGANLDFAKV; via the coding sequence GTGAACCTAGAGAATGTAATCTTATCACCGGTTGTTACAGAAAAGTCGCAAGACCTGCAAACAATTGGAGAACGTATGGGAAAAAGAACTGTCAAGTATACGTTCAAAGTCCACCCGGATGCGAACAAAACTTTGATCAAACAAGCCCTGAAACAAATGTATAACGTTGTTCCAACTGCTGTAAACGTAGCCGTTTACCGTGGGAAAATGAAACGTTTTAGAAACATGCCGTCCCCTAGACCTCACTACAAAAAAGCTGTAGTGACCTTTGCTGACGGAGCAAATTTGGATTTTGCTAAGGTTTAA